Proteins from a genomic interval of Oceanispirochaeta crateris:
- a CDS encoding MBL fold metallo-hydrolase, which produces MKLIQRTENLYELSMGMIKAFLIDNGRDLVLIDTGIKGKAEAILRAIDKAALDSSRLKHILITHLHSDHTGSLHDLKEKTSALVYAHNLEANAIEEGKILRDCVPAPSLMSQISVPLILKMNKDKRIMGTTVDVRLSDGDFLAIGGGIRVVFSPGHTIGHVSFLLQKEQNILITGDAAWGGKKPGYPLLFEDLNLGIQTLKMLGNMNISMALFSHGKGIPKEASPQFRERFSRFQQ; this is translated from the coding sequence ATGAAGTTAATCCAGCGTACAGAAAACCTGTATGAATTATCAATGGGTATGATAAAGGCCTTTCTCATTGATAATGGAAGGGATCTTGTCCTTATAGATACGGGGATTAAGGGAAAGGCTGAAGCCATCCTTCGTGCCATAGACAAGGCGGCCCTAGATTCTTCCAGGCTCAAACATATACTAATCACCCATCTCCATAGCGATCATACAGGCAGCCTCCACGATCTAAAAGAAAAAACATCGGCCCTGGTTTACGCCCATAATCTGGAAGCCAATGCCATAGAAGAGGGTAAGATTTTAAGAGATTGTGTCCCGGCTCCCAGCCTGATGAGTCAAATATCGGTTCCCCTAATTCTCAAGATGAACAAAGATAAAAGAATCATGGGTACGACTGTTGATGTAAGACTCAGTGATGGAGATTTCTTAGCCATCGGCGGCGGCATTAGAGTGGTGTTCAGCCCTGGGCATACAATTGGACATGTCAGTTTTTTATTACAAAAGGAACAGAACATACTAATAACAGGAGATGCGGCCTGGGGAGGAAAAAAACCGGGATATCCCCTCCTGTTTGAAGACTTGAATCTGGGAATCCAAACCTTAAAAATGCTGGGAAACATGAATATTTCAATGGCTTTATTCTCCCATGGAAAAGGCATTCCAAAGGAAGCATCCCCCCAATTTCGGGAAAGGTTCAGCCGTTTTCAGCAATAA
- a CDS encoding 1-phosphofructokinase family hexose kinase, whose amino-acid sequence MKRILTVTLNPAIDYTLVVPDFARNAVNRARAVRRDPGGKGINVATALSQGGFETQVTGFLGRTNSLIFNNHFKDNSMRDSFLYLEGSTREGIKVVDPIQRETTDINLDGFFITNSDIDRLKNQFQDLLTGVDYVVLSGSLPPGVSKGIYADMACMASQAGAFVAVDTSGEALQLAIESGSVHLIKPNMEELGALYSELSDAEDIMAGVEILSQRLLKTVQMVALSLGREGSHLYTRQARYEANAPIVDVKSTVGAGDTFLAGLIAGLASGKNDAHSLAQGVCWAASTLTMIGPGLSKTEPPESFLNHTLVSKL is encoded by the coding sequence ATGAAACGAATACTGACAGTCACGCTCAACCCTGCCATTGATTACACTTTGGTCGTGCCGGATTTCGCCAGGAATGCTGTCAATCGGGCCAGGGCCGTGAGACGGGATCCCGGAGGGAAAGGCATCAATGTGGCGACAGCTCTTTCCCAGGGTGGATTTGAAACCCAGGTCACCGGATTTTTGGGTAGGACCAATTCACTGATCTTTAATAATCATTTTAAAGACAATTCAATGAGGGATTCCTTCCTGTATCTTGAAGGTTCAACTCGGGAAGGCATCAAGGTCGTTGATCCCATACAAAGAGAAACGACAGATATCAACCTCGATGGTTTTTTCATTACAAACAGTGATATTGACAGACTGAAGAATCAATTTCAGGATCTTCTGACTGGGGTAGATTATGTTGTGCTTTCCGGAAGTCTGCCTCCGGGAGTCTCTAAGGGGATATATGCAGATATGGCCTGTATGGCCTCTCAGGCGGGAGCGTTTGTAGCCGTTGATACCAGTGGTGAGGCCCTGCAGCTTGCCATTGAATCGGGATCTGTTCATTTAATCAAACCAAATATGGAGGAGCTTGGGGCTCTCTACAGCGAGCTGTCTGATGCTGAAGATATTATGGCAGGGGTGGAGATTCTGAGCCAAAGGCTTTTAAAAACTGTCCAGATGGTGGCTTTATCCCTGGGGCGAGAAGGAAGTCACCTCTATACCCGCCAGGCCAGGTATGAAGCCAATGCTCCCATTGTTGATGTGAAGAGTACTGTCGGAGCGGGAGACACATTCCTGGCGGGACTCATAGCCGGTTTGGCTTCTGGGAAAAATGATGCCCATTCTTTGGCTCAGGGGGTGTGCTGGGCCGCCTCAACATTAACGATGATCGGTCCGGGCTTATCAAAAACAGAGCCGCCTGAATCTTTTTTAAACCATACGCTTGTTTCAAAACTATGA
- a CDS encoding DUF3820 family protein encodes METDENIEFLRELAQTKMPFGKYAGRYLVDLPEAYVLWFKAKGFPKGKLGLQLESLLEIKLNGLEGLVRKIR; translated from the coding sequence ATGGAAACAGATGAAAACATAGAATTCCTGAGAGAACTAGCCCAAACTAAAATGCCATTTGGAAAATACGCCGGCCGGTACCTGGTTGATCTTCCCGAAGCCTATGTACTCTGGTTCAAGGCCAAGGGCTTCCCAAAAGGCAAATTGGGTTTGCAGCTGGAGTCCCTTCTGGAAATCAAGTTAAACGGCTTGGAAGGCTTGGTCCGAAAAATAAGATAG
- a CDS encoding TolC family protein: MKKYLIPLMMITLSILQLSALDLSLEEYMKLVEENSKDLYLANIDQELADVQDKLVRSQTKPMIAAGATYDRNFNEITIPYAAGAIPTINADTGMYDLYYADVPYNSKNDVSLSIGVQQLLFDMKVFKALEASRQYRAMTETIYEASRQGVLTAAKQLYYQTVLLDEVYKVKAATQQNAHDTYLEIQKKYDNELASELDVLQAEVNWKINIPEETKAERNRDIALSNLKFLAGINTEEEVILTDTLSTTPSAVKDIQMGEILSSRPDYQAMRGELTLREINISATRAEFYPSLSASLGYGWTASSDSFEFDDGTGLLQAGLSLTVPIYYGGSRFAKMEQVRLEKERSQVSLIKKQDEIQTQINNLQLLLDESSSRIISAETTLETAVKAYNIMEISSLNGLATQLDLKDARLNLSGAQLNYYSAIYDYLDSYFQWQQAIGEGDKLPY; the protein is encoded by the coding sequence ATGAAAAAATACTTAATCCCTCTCATGATGATAACCCTGTCTATCCTACAATTGAGTGCCTTGGACCTCAGTTTGGAAGAGTATATGAAACTTGTAGAAGAGAATAGCAAGGATTTGTACCTGGCCAACATTGACCAGGAACTGGCAGATGTACAAGACAAACTGGTCCGGTCTCAGACAAAACCCATGATAGCCGCCGGCGCCACTTATGACAGGAACTTTAATGAAATAACAATTCCCTATGCGGCAGGAGCTATCCCCACAATCAATGCCGATACGGGTATGTATGATCTCTATTATGCAGATGTCCCCTACAACAGCAAAAACGATGTGTCCCTCAGCATAGGGGTGCAACAGCTCTTATTTGATATGAAAGTGTTCAAGGCCCTTGAAGCCAGCCGGCAGTATCGCGCGATGACAGAGACAATTTATGAAGCCAGCCGGCAAGGAGTGCTGACTGCAGCCAAACAGCTATACTATCAGACTGTTCTTCTGGATGAGGTATATAAGGTAAAAGCGGCCACCCAGCAGAATGCTCATGACACATATTTAGAGATTCAGAAAAAATATGACAATGAACTGGCCTCAGAACTGGATGTCCTCCAGGCTGAGGTGAACTGGAAAATCAACATCCCTGAAGAAACCAAAGCAGAGAGAAACAGAGACATTGCCCTTTCAAATCTAAAATTTCTTGCCGGCATCAACACAGAAGAAGAAGTGATACTGACCGATACGCTTTCCACGACTCCATCAGCCGTTAAGGACATTCAAATGGGTGAGATTTTGAGCTCAAGACCGGATTATCAGGCCATGCGGGGAGAGTTGACTCTGAGAGAAATTAACATAAGTGCCACAAGAGCAGAATTCTATCCATCCCTTTCGGCCAGCTTGGGTTACGGATGGACAGCGTCTAGTGATTCATTTGAATTCGATGATGGAACAGGATTGTTACAGGCTGGTTTATCCCTCACCGTTCCAATCTATTATGGAGGAAGCCGTTTTGCCAAAATGGAGCAGGTACGACTTGAAAAAGAAAGATCACAGGTCAGCCTGATTAAAAAGCAGGATGAGATACAGACGCAGATTAACAATCTCCAGCTGCTCCTGGATGAGTCCTCATCCAGAATCATTTCAGCAGAAACAACTTTAGAAACGGCTGTTAAAGCCTATAATATTATGGAGATTTCCTCTTTGAACGGACTAGCTACCCAACTTGATCTAAAGGATGCACGATTAAACCTGTCGGGTGCCCAGCTCAATTACTATTCTGCCATATACGATTATCTGGACAGTTACTTTCAATGGCAGCAGGCCATCGGAGAGGGAGATAAACTACCCTACTGA
- a CDS encoding efflux RND transporter permease subunit, with protein MFLSDLSIKRPVLISMVMVALLLFGILGFMNLPLNLMPDAEIPYITIQTVYAGAAPEQIENLITKKIEDEVSSISLLKSIQSYSLNSVSIIILEFELEKSTDVALQDVKEKVDAITNKLPDSADDPIMSKIDIAASPVIELLISGDIEPTELFYLANTTVKDRISQIQGVGNVDVLGGFEREIRVEFDNKTVYENSLNLTQIAGILAYANMDMPGGNFQNQGQDYSVNMKGEISSTDELETMMIPTASGMRMLGQVANINPSSEDIRQRVTYFNTQEGLRQENAVLLSIIKSPEGNPVNVAQDVKTILGELQDLLPESVNLNITMDDSVYIQDTVNDTLNNILLGILFTAGILLFFLHDFRSTLIVAISMPLSIIPTFIVMDQMGISLNLMSLMGLSTSVGVLVMNSVVVLENIFRHKDMGHSRKKAASSGTAEVTVAVIASTLTNVCVFLPLGTMGGIIGIFIGDFAITVVIATLFSLLISFTLTPMLASLLLPETEKKKNKISQKIEDFFTTLEKGYAFLLEKILHNRLRSTLLILATLLLFVASMAAFTIIPFEFTPAMDSGSVTVEVELSEDASLEQTGATLKKIEDRISRFSEVKQIVTNLGSLSTMDSGTNLAKQDLQLISKDLRQNNIIIAGKIGAELSDIPGAVIRTNAASGMGSGSAPVAFYLQGNDLDELRNYTTLIKEKMALIPGVTGINSSLKSGKPEITLLPNRQNLSEMGVTIQDLAMSMRSAIDGIVMTQMKADSREYNIRVTLADTEVSSYESIRNIPVSTRNGTYPLSYFTEIQVEEGVNKLLRIDKQSSVEITANLLPGAVLGTITGSIDEIADEVLQNKVKIKWGGDADMMNETISRMGFAFIIAIVLTYMLLAGVLEKVGQPLLILSTVPLSLIGVVALFLLGGFSMNMISMMAVVMLVGMVVNNAILILEYTNQLRAAGKDVRTALLEACPTKLQPILMANIATILGMLPMALGIGSSGAEMRQPMGLVSIGGLVAATFLTLFVIPAIENALEFGKEEKKLKKAMKKSKKVEPQ; from the coding sequence GTGTTTTTATCCGATTTATCCATTAAAAGACCGGTTCTCATTTCGATGGTTATGGTCGCCTTACTCCTATTTGGAATCTTAGGATTTATGAACCTACCCTTGAACCTCATGCCCGATGCCGAAATTCCCTATATTACAATCCAGACGGTTTATGCCGGTGCGGCTCCGGAACAAATTGAAAATCTAATAACGAAAAAAATTGAAGATGAAGTCAGCTCCATCAGCCTACTCAAGTCAATTCAATCCTACAGTTTGAATAGTGTGTCCATCATCATCCTTGAATTTGAACTGGAGAAATCTACAGATGTTGCCCTTCAGGATGTCAAAGAGAAGGTAGATGCAATAACAAACAAGCTTCCAGACAGCGCTGATGATCCGATTATGAGTAAGATTGATATTGCCGCGTCTCCGGTAATAGAGCTTCTCATAAGTGGAGACATTGAACCCACAGAACTGTTTTACCTGGCCAATACCACCGTAAAGGACAGGATCTCGCAGATTCAGGGAGTGGGGAATGTGGATGTATTAGGTGGTTTTGAGCGCGAAATTCGTGTTGAATTTGATAATAAGACCGTCTATGAAAATTCATTAAATCTAACCCAAATTGCCGGGATACTGGCTTATGCCAATATGGATATGCCTGGTGGTAACTTTCAGAATCAGGGGCAGGATTATTCTGTCAACATGAAAGGAGAGATATCCAGTACTGATGAGCTGGAAACAATGATGATTCCCACCGCTTCTGGGATGAGGATGCTGGGACAAGTGGCCAACATAAATCCTTCCTCCGAGGATATCCGCCAAAGAGTAACCTACTTCAACACCCAAGAGGGACTGAGACAGGAAAATGCAGTTCTTCTGAGCATTATCAAGTCTCCTGAAGGAAATCCGGTCAATGTGGCACAAGATGTAAAAACCATTCTGGGAGAACTTCAGGATCTGCTTCCCGAGAGTGTGAATCTGAATATTACCATGGATGATTCTGTTTATATTCAAGACACAGTCAACGATACTCTCAATAATATTCTTTTGGGAATTCTCTTCACCGCAGGTATTCTGCTCTTTTTCCTCCATGACTTTCGATCCACACTAATTGTCGCCATATCCATGCCTCTATCCATCATTCCCACCTTTATTGTCATGGACCAGATGGGGATTAGCCTGAATCTGATGTCCCTTATGGGACTATCCACCTCCGTCGGGGTTCTTGTCATGAACTCTGTTGTTGTTCTGGAGAACATATTCAGGCATAAGGATATGGGTCATTCCCGGAAAAAAGCGGCCTCTTCGGGTACTGCGGAAGTCACTGTCGCTGTCATTGCCTCGACACTAACCAATGTCTGCGTTTTTCTACCCCTTGGGACCATGGGAGGAATCATCGGGATATTCATCGGAGACTTTGCAATCACAGTCGTCATTGCCACCCTCTTCTCCCTCCTCATATCCTTTACTTTGACACCCATGCTCGCCTCCCTATTGCTTCCTGAAACAGAGAAAAAGAAGAACAAAATCTCTCAAAAAATTGAAGATTTTTTCACCACACTAGAAAAAGGATATGCTTTTCTGCTTGAAAAGATCCTCCATAACCGGCTGAGGAGCACACTGCTGATCTTGGCAACCCTACTGCTCTTTGTAGCCTCCATGGCGGCTTTTACAATCATTCCATTTGAGTTTACACCCGCCATGGACAGCGGTTCTGTCACGGTTGAAGTTGAACTTTCCGAAGATGCATCATTAGAACAGACTGGGGCAACTCTGAAAAAGATAGAGGACAGGATTTCCCGGTTCTCCGAAGTGAAACAGATCGTCACAAACCTGGGAAGTTTGTCCACCATGGATTCGGGAACCAATCTGGCAAAACAGGATTTACAGCTTATCAGCAAGGATCTGAGGCAGAACAATATCATAATTGCCGGAAAAATTGGTGCAGAATTGAGCGATATTCCCGGGGCTGTTATTAGAACCAATGCTGCGAGCGGCATGGGTAGCGGCAGTGCTCCCGTAGCCTTTTATCTACAGGGTAATGATCTGGATGAATTGAGAAATTATACGACTCTTATCAAAGAGAAAATGGCCTTAATACCAGGAGTAACGGGAATAAACTCCAGTTTGAAATCAGGAAAACCGGAGATAACACTCCTCCCAAACAGACAAAATCTCTCAGAGATGGGGGTCACGATACAAGATCTTGCCATGAGCATGAGGAGTGCCATTGATGGCATCGTCATGACACAAATGAAGGCGGATTCTCGTGAATACAATATCCGTGTCACCCTGGCAGACACTGAAGTCTCCAGCTATGAGAGTATCAGAAATATACCCGTTTCCACCAGGAACGGCACCTATCCTCTTTCCTATTTTACGGAGATACAAGTTGAAGAAGGAGTCAATAAACTCCTAAGAATAGACAAACAAAGCTCAGTGGAAATAACGGCCAACTTATTGCCCGGTGCTGTTTTAGGGACAATTACAGGAAGCATTGATGAAATAGCCGATGAAGTTCTTCAAAATAAGGTCAAGATAAAATGGGGTGGCGACGCAGACATGATGAATGAAACCATAAGCCGAATGGGTTTTGCCTTCATCATCGCCATAGTATTGACCTATATGCTCTTAGCCGGAGTTCTTGAGAAGGTGGGACAGCCTCTCTTGATTCTCTCCACGGTTCCCCTCTCTCTGATTGGAGTCGTCGCACTGTTCCTCCTAGGAGGCTTTTCAATGAATATGATCTCCATGATGGCCGTCGTCATGCTCGTCGGTATGGTTGTGAATAATGCGATCCTGATTCTAGAATACACCAACCAGTTACGGGCAGCTGGCAAGGATGTCCGTACGGCCCTTCTGGAAGCCTGTCCCACCAAACTCCAACCTATACTTATGGCCAATATTGCCACGATCCTGGGTATGCTGCCCATGGCTTTGGGAATTGGCAGTTCCGGTGCAGAAATGAGACAACCCATGGGACTTGTCAGCATCGGCGGACTAGTAGCAGCGACCTTTTTGACCCTCTTTGTCATACCTGCCATTGAAAACGCACTTGAATTCGGCAAAGAAGAGAAGAAACTGAAAAAAGCCATGAAGAAATCTAAAAAGGTAGAACCACAATGA
- a CDS encoding efflux RND transporter periplasmic adaptor subunit, which yields MKKCIAFSGIMLLILSIVSCQKQDQEVLKNIEEIHKENGIPVNIRVVNPQDFSTYLSFTSSLKGIKESTGSSMVSDTVEEILVSVGDYVHKDQAIIRFPKNNPASNYYQAQAGYNAAEQAFKRIENLYNSNGISRQTYDDTKTQYEVQKANWIAVNDMLEVKAPISGYITRLNIKASDNVRAGDQLFTVSNYDELTTIVWVSDHEIRQIAKGQRATANWEGLSLSGIVTQVDLAMDSEQKAFAVHVKFSNVEHAVPSGVTANVNIETMLIPNALVVHRNEILKNQNEWFVYLDQDGYAKKQIIQTGLRQGMYYEVLSGLSPKDKLISQGVNLVKDESLLLVVEENSGQVVLQE from the coding sequence ATGAAAAAATGTATCGCTTTTTCGGGGATCATGTTATTGATCCTATCAATAGTATCCTGTCAGAAACAGGACCAGGAAGTCCTTAAGAATATTGAAGAAATCCATAAAGAAAATGGAATACCTGTAAACATAAGAGTTGTGAATCCCCAGGATTTTTCAACTTACTTGAGTTTTACCTCTTCTCTCAAGGGTATCAAAGAGTCTACTGGTTCATCCATGGTATCCGATACGGTGGAAGAAATCCTTGTCAGTGTGGGAGACTATGTTCATAAGGATCAGGCGATCATTCGATTTCCCAAGAATAATCCTGCCTCGAACTACTATCAGGCCCAAGCCGGGTATAACGCTGCCGAACAGGCATTTAAAAGGATTGAAAATCTTTACAATAGTAACGGTATATCCAGACAAACCTATGATGATACAAAAACACAGTATGAGGTTCAGAAAGCCAATTGGATTGCCGTAAACGACATGCTGGAAGTGAAGGCTCCTATTTCGGGTTATATCACCAGATTAAATATTAAAGCCTCTGATAATGTACGAGCCGGAGATCAACTCTTTACTGTCTCCAACTATGATGAATTGACAACAATTGTCTGGGTATCCGATCACGAAATCAGACAGATAGCCAAGGGACAAAGAGCCACTGCAAACTGGGAAGGATTGAGTCTGAGCGGCATAGTGACACAGGTAGATCTGGCTATGGATAGTGAACAGAAAGCCTTTGCCGTGCATGTAAAATTCAGCAATGTTGAGCACGCGGTTCCCAGCGGTGTGACTGCCAATGTCAATATTGAAACGATGCTGATTCCCAATGCCCTTGTTGTTCACAGAAATGAGATTCTTAAGAATCAGAATGAATGGTTTGTTTATCTGGATCAAGATGGTTATGCAAAGAAGCAGATCATCCAGACAGGATTAAGACAGGGGATGTATTATGAAGTCCTTTCCGGTTTATCTCCTAAAGACAAGCTTATTAGCCAGGGAGTAAATCTTGTGAAAGACGAATCACTCCTCCTCGTCGTTGAAGAAAACTCAGGACAAGTGGTTCTCCAAGAATAG
- a CDS encoding response regulator transcription factor, with translation MKARILLIEDEKDIADIIMLYLRKDGMETLWKDTGESGFDSFIEGSFDLIVLDINLPGMDGYEILRKIRQKSQIPVIIVSARQEDVDLIQGFGTGADDYVTKPFSPSVLVARIRAHLRRHEETHSDESPLCEFGDFKLDINRQILTQNEKIVNLSPREMDLLVFLIKQPGVAVSQEDLFHSVWGNHFGDMSTVSVHIRRLRNKLGEDSTNPRYIRTRYGYGYYFQGDGIH, from the coding sequence TTGAAAGCTAGAATTCTGTTAATAGAAGATGAAAAAGATATTGCCGACATCATTATGCTTTACTTGAGAAAGGATGGCATGGAGACCCTATGGAAAGACACGGGAGAATCAGGATTTGATTCTTTTATTGAAGGGAGTTTCGATCTCATAGTTCTGGATATAAACCTTCCAGGAATGGATGGATATGAAATCTTAAGGAAAATCCGTCAAAAAAGCCAAATCCCCGTCATTATTGTTTCCGCCCGCCAGGAGGATGTAGATTTGATCCAGGGTTTTGGAACGGGGGCCGATGACTATGTAACAAAACCCTTCAGTCCCAGTGTGCTTGTGGCTCGAATCCGTGCTCATTTGAGACGGCATGAAGAGACTCATAGCGATGAGTCTCCTTTGTGCGAATTTGGTGATTTTAAATTGGATATAAACAGACAAATTCTGACTCAAAATGAAAAGATCGTCAATCTCTCACCCCGCGAGATGGATCTCCTTGTTTTTTTAATCAAACAGCCTGGAGTCGCCGTCTCTCAGGAAGATTTGTTTCATAGTGTGTGGGGGAACCATTTTGGCGATATGAGTACTGTTTCGGTCCATATAAGGAGGCTCCGTAATAAATTAGGTGAAGATTCCACTAATCCACGGTATATAAGAACACGTTACGGTTATGGGTATTATTTTCAGGGAGATGGGATTCATTGA
- a CDS encoding HAMP domain-containing sensor histidine kinase, producing MKKKCRKLMSWRMIILNLILPINLVILIFILFIQIWYLQFNTDERGLQAKRFLAKPLLEIVSGNQDERNIPLWLTSVVLEDGRVLYPFTNTHLMVPDSFPEGFKIQDYFITLITAIESDISITSFVYKGQRGICTFDIDLLPSHYKILQKPRYLFNLFLVSTLIFLLGAGIMYKLKKEIMELIKASNRLKNMDFNTPLVAKKENELFSVFNAFEEMRLELNNTRHLGINFMMSVTHDLKTPLTSIRGYLEAFKDGLVENPEDAADIINILLGKTGLLEERIDEMLDFSQVITVQSDVVNEIFSVKEWIDGLIQYFNEESILYNKNLSVLEDYPEELKISGSSKQLNRAIINLYDNACKHTAVNDSIRFSVAYEAPQGLIRIRMEDNGPGVLEEDRKRIFELFYKKDHGRNSRGMGIGLSSVKFVAEVHYGSVACHESDLGGACFEVILPVFQDS from the coding sequence TTGAAGAAGAAATGCAGAAAACTCATGAGCTGGAGAATGATCATTTTGAATCTGATCCTTCCTATCAATCTGGTCATTCTCATCTTTATCCTATTTATTCAGATCTGGTACCTCCAATTTAACACGGATGAACGGGGTCTCCAGGCAAAAAGATTCCTGGCCAAACCCTTGCTCGAAATTGTCAGTGGGAATCAGGATGAAAGGAATATCCCGCTCTGGTTAACATCTGTCGTTCTTGAGGATGGTAGGGTCTTATACCCTTTTACAAATACGCATTTGATGGTTCCCGATTCCTTTCCAGAGGGATTTAAAATTCAGGATTATTTCATCACACTCATTACAGCCATCGAGAGCGATATCAGTATTACCAGCTTCGTCTATAAGGGACAAAGAGGCATTTGCACCTTTGACATTGATCTTTTGCCTAGTCATTATAAAATACTTCAAAAGCCTAGGTATCTTTTCAATCTATTTCTGGTCTCTACTTTGATCTTCCTTTTGGGAGCAGGCATCATGTATAAGCTGAAAAAGGAAATCATGGAGCTTATAAAGGCCTCTAACCGATTGAAGAACATGGATTTTAACACTCCTCTTGTGGCTAAAAAAGAAAATGAACTCTTTTCTGTGTTCAATGCCTTTGAAGAGATGCGTCTGGAGCTAAACAACACTAGGCATCTGGGTATTAACTTCATGATGTCCGTAACACATGATTTAAAAACACCACTAACATCCATAAGAGGATATCTTGAAGCCTTTAAGGATGGTCTTGTGGAAAATCCAGAAGATGCCGCAGATATCATCAATATTCTGTTAGGAAAAACCGGATTATTAGAAGAGAGGATTGATGAGATGCTTGATTTCTCTCAGGTCATTACGGTCCAATCGGATGTTGTAAATGAAATATTCTCAGTCAAAGAATGGATTGATGGCCTCATTCAGTACTTCAATGAAGAATCGATTCTGTACAATAAGAATTTATCTGTCTTAGAAGACTATCCCGAGGAATTGAAAATATCCGGTAGTTCAAAACAGCTGAACCGTGCCATCATCAACCTTTATGATAATGCCTGTAAGCATACGGCTGTAAATGACTCAATAAGGTTCAGTGTGGCTTATGAGGCCCCCCAGGGACTTATCAGAATTCGAATGGAAGACAATGGTCCAGGGGTTTTAGAAGAGGATAGAAAACGGATTTTTGAACTATTCTATAAAAAAGATCATGGCCGTAATTCCCGGGGGATGGGGATTGGTTTATCCTCAGTTAAATTTGTAGCTGAAGTGCATTATGGCTCTGTCGCTTGCCATGAATCCGATCTGGGTGGGGCCTGTTTCGAGGTTATTTTACCGGTGTTTCAGGATTCATAA
- a CDS encoding MFS transporter has product MTNNSGEFQFRSLILPFYVPSAFMFIGSGMVLPILALYARNLGASISITSFIIGLFGLGNLLLNIPAGFLITRFGNRKVILISTFLEATLAVILGFSRELWSFGILIFLLGTVHTVFFVSRLSYFRALVPSASRGRALAFLGGGNRMGSFIGPIIGGFIAQNWGYSFAFWLFALSIYLSLVFLLIWLPKSESSGILSSTERALSRTTVILKENRLIFSTAGLAVIVLQLLRTARQAIVPLVGESIGLTVSQIGIAVGIMYAAELVLFYPAGIIMDHWGRKMTAVPSLVLVSLSLMLFPMAASFAGMILIVVIAGIGNGLGSGINMTLSTDFAPSKNPGEFIGVWRFIVDLGTTGGPFVVSAVAATLSLGAAALGIGTIGFAGAAIMGFLVAEPLHFKKK; this is encoded by the coding sequence TTGACTAATAATTCGGGAGAATTCCAATTCAGGAGTCTGATTCTTCCATTTTATGTGCCATCGGCTTTTATGTTTATTGGTTCCGGAATGGTATTACCCATCCTAGCCCTTTATGCACGGAATTTGGGAGCATCTATTTCAATAACAAGTTTTATTATTGGTTTATTTGGTTTAGGCAATCTTTTACTCAATATCCCGGCTGGATTTTTAATTACTCGTTTTGGTAATCGGAAGGTAATTCTGATATCAACCTTCCTGGAAGCTACCCTGGCTGTGATACTTGGATTCAGCAGAGAGCTATGGAGTTTCGGAATTCTCATATTTCTCCTTGGAACTGTGCATACTGTATTTTTTGTGTCTCGTCTCTCCTATTTTCGGGCACTGGTCCCCTCCGCATCACGAGGACGGGCATTAGCCTTTCTTGGTGGCGGAAATCGTATGGGAAGCTTTATCGGACCCATAATAGGCGGTTTTATTGCCCAGAACTGGGGGTATAGTTTTGCCTTCTGGCTCTTTGCCTTATCCATCTACCTGAGTCTTGTTTTTCTCCTTATCTGGCTCCCCAAATCGGAAAGCTCTGGTATTCTCTCAAGTACTGAGAGAGCACTTTCAAGGACTACGGTGATTCTCAAGGAGAACCGCCTTATATTTTCAACAGCAGGACTGGCTGTGATTGTCCTCCAATTGCTGCGTACTGCCCGACAGGCCATTGTACCCCTTGTTGGTGAATCCATAGGTCTCACTGTTTCTCAAATAGGGATTGCTGTTGGAATTATGTATGCAGCAGAACTCGTCCTCTTTTATCCTGCGGGAATCATCATGGATCACTGGGGAAGAAAAATGACTGCTGTTCCCAGCCTTGTTTTAGTCTCACTCAGCTTAATGCTTTTTCCCATGGCTGCTTCTTTTGCGGGGATGATCCTGATTGTTGTAATTGCCGGAATAGGAAACGGCCTTGGCAGTGGAATAAACATGACATTGAGCACTGATTTTGCCCCCTCTAAAAATCCTGGAGAGTTTATCGGAGTCTGGCGTTTTATTGTGGACTTGGGTACAACAGGAGGCCCTTTTGTCGTAAGTGCCGTGGCTGCAACTCTGAGCCTGGGCGCCGCGGCTTTAGGGATTGGAACAATTGGATTCGCCGGTGCGGCAATCATGGGTTTTCTCGTAGCCGAGCCCCTGCATTTCAAAAAGAAGTAA